The DNA window TAATCTCCCACCCTCTTTTTTAATCATACGATCGAAGACCAGATCCAGCCTCTGCCAAAATGTTAAATATATAGATTTATAATTCAATATATATTATATACAACAATACTATATGCACCCTCCACCGAGATCTGGGTAGAGGGTTATAATGAACAGACCTACTTTCAGTTGGATCAACAAAAAGAGACGGCACCCCGAATTCCTGGTGATGACAACTCTGCTGCTCTGCCTCATCGGACTTCTCTCTGCTGCAGGATGTCTGGCCACCTCGACATCCGTGGAGACGACGCAACCCATCGCACTGACGACCAGCGGAGCACCGGCGCTCTCTTCTGTCCTCTCGGAAGCCGGCCTCAGTGCAGCTAGGCAATATCCGGGGCTGACTCTGATGGTGAAGAACACCTCCAGCGATCAGGGAATCATGGACCTGGTCGGCGAGAAAGCCACCATCGCCCTGACAAACCGGACCCCAACCAGCAGAGAATACGCACAGGCAAGGATACAGGGAAAGAATCTCCACCTGACCCTGATAGGCTACGACCCCCTGACAGTGATCGTCCATCCAGCTAACCCAATCACCTCCATCAGCAAAGACGATCTCGCCAGGATCTTCTCAAATGGAACAATAACCGAATGGAACGCACTCGACACCGGATCTGCCGGACCCCTCCACTCATACCAGGACGCCAATGAAACACCCGACATCCAGTGCCTAATTCAGGGCATCACCGGGGTG is part of the Methanosphaerula palustris E1-9c genome and encodes:
- a CDS encoding substrate-binding domain-containing protein, which encodes MNRPTFSWINKKRRHPEFLVMTTLLLCLIGLLSAAGCLATSTSVETTQPIALTTSGAPALSSVLSEAGLSAARQYPGLTLMVKNTSSDQGIMDLVGEKATIALTNRTPTSREYAQARIQGKNLHLTLIGYDPLTVIVHPANPITSISKDDLARIFSNGTITEWNALDTGSAGPLHSYQDANETPDIQCLIQGITGVNCTHSTAISTVSAVRAVAADPDGIACIHGSALTPQVKSLTIEGNEGKGWVKTGTADPLYLITDGSPSPAVLQVISELFSGTSTATMKAEGLVPIE